The genomic segment TTGATATGCAGTTGAAGATACAAGCCCTTTTTTTTGTGCAAAATTTTCAAACTCTTCCCATTGTGTCATAAGAAAATCCGCAGTTTCCTTGCCCTTTGCAAGCTCTCCCATTGCTTTTTTTCTTGAATCCCAGAAGCGTGCAACTCTGTAGCTTTCAGCCAACCCCGGATAATCAGGGTTAATGGTCATAAGATCATCTATCTTTTTAACTGCCTGTGTGAAATCACCCGACTCAATAAATACATATGCCTCATTAATACCTTGAAGCAAGGGATCATCAAAAAAAGTTAATTGTCCGTTTTTATCCATAATTAAATTTCAGTAACTGCACACAATTTTTTTATATTGGAATTATGAGTGAAAACAATCACCTGCCTGTTACCAGCCCACTGCTGTAATGTTTTAATAAACTCACCCATTGTTTCTTCATCCATAAGCACAAATGGATCGTCAATAATTAACGGCAAATGAATGTTTGGCAATTCCTGCTGGAGTAATTCATACAGAGCAAAGATTGTAGCAACATATATACTGTATTTTAATGAAGCATTGGGTGTATTAACTGAATTAGTTATTATTTTCTTTATATATTCTTCATCAATTTTTCCAAACCTATTTTGGGTAAATTCCTGTAGCATTATCGTAACTTTACTTGCTAATATATCACATCTATCCTTATAATAACGCCGCATCGCTGTATCAAATGAAGTTATAATGATATTAATAAGACGATCTTTTTCATGTATAGTTTTCAGCTCTTTTTCCAGATCAGCTATCTCCTGTAATATACCATTCTTTTCATCGTCAAAATCAATAATCTCCTCAGGTATAGTATCAAGCTTATTCTGCAATGAAACCAGTAAAGCCTTTTTTTCATCCAGTTCATTCTGCATACTCATTTTTATTGACATGCTATGCTCTGCAGATTCTATTGCCATTCCAATATCTTCTTGCAGAGTATGAAGTTGTTCATTCAACATCTTTAAATTGCTTTCAAGCTTTCTTTTTTCCTCTTCAAGTATATCAATTGATGTACTCTCATCAATTTCTTTCTGTATTGTCAAAAGGTCTATCTGCTTTTCATTATATTCATTATATTCTTCAAAATATTGTAATAAAAATTCATAAATTTCATCAATGGTTATCCCATCAAGTGATATGCCATTCTGATTCAGTAATGTCTCTAATTTAATCTGATATGTTTCTTTTTGTTGCTGTAATGGTAAGACTATTTTTTTAAACGAATGCATCATGACATAAATAAGGTAATACCCTATACTTGATATCTGAATCAAAATTAATAAACTTACCATCAACCAGCGATGCACCGAAGTAATTCCAAAAATTGGTTTTAAAAATACAAATAGCACCCCTAACGCAAGTAAAATATTAATTATTAACAGGTTACGTGCTAGCGCATGATTTTTGCTTTCCTGCCCAAAAATAACAGTTTCTATCTCCTCAGAAATTGCCTGTATCTGCCGGTATATGTTTTGCATTGTATGTATATTGTTCCTCTTTTCCGAGGAAAAGTCTTTAAACTGGGGATATTTGGTAGCTATCAGTTTTGTATATTTTTCTATAGTTTCTATCTTTTCTTCAAGCGCTTTTATCTGGTCATTAACATCCTCTATTTGCTTTTTAACATTATCTATAGCAACCAGTGTATCCATATACCTATTACAGGAGTCTATCTTTTTCTGGAGTTCATTAATTTCACTGGTATATGACGCAATTTTTTCATTAACTTCCTGTATTTCTGCACGATGTTTATTTTGTTTCTGTTCCTTAAGTTGTAGTAAATCAAGTTTTGTTTTGCAATGTTTTATTTTGTTCTGAATCTCTGCCAGCACATGAGCATAATTGCCTGTTTTGTTTAACGTATCAGTAAACAACCTGGAAAACGCACAGTAATATAACGACCTATCCAACAAAAGAATTGATTTTATGCTGTCAGAAAAATCTTTACTGTAATATTGTGTATCAAGCGGTGAAGGAATATACGAAACAATTGAAAATGCATCTTTATTAAAAAGTCCGTGCAACGTATGAATACAGTGAACGGACAAGCTCCACTGACTTACAGTCAAAGGGAAAGTATCTTCTTTAAGACTGCTGCCATTGAAAGCAAATTCAAATATTTTTAATTCCTTATTGCCTTTTCTCTGAATATCAAGTTTTGTTTGGCTGCATTCAAGCGTAAATGTGGCAAACATTGTATCCCATGCATCGTTATCAATTAATGATGGATTTTCAGGATACAATGTATCAATAAAGCTTTTTGAAATGAGTGTTTTGCCGGAATTATTTTTGCCAAAAATAAAATGAATCCCATCATTAAAATCTGTTTGTTTGCTTTCTGCAAATCCAATTTTTGATACTATACTCCGTACTAACTTCACAGATCACCTTTATAAGTTGAACAGATATTTTCAATATCATTGATAATGTCCAGCATTATATCTCCAGCAACATTGTCAAAATTCTTCTGCAATTCAGTAAAAAAATAGCCTTTGAGTGTTTTCTCATCTTTATACATAGCACATATAAATTCACCCGATAGCTTTGAATTGTCCTTAATCATTACACCAGCACATCTGTTACATATAGCCAATATTTGATTACTGTCAAATGAGCGGACTCCTTCCAGTATACAGTGTAACACAATAGAAGGTTTGTTATACGGCTTTAGCAGGTTTTGCAACTCATCATTTGAATGGATGCTATCGCACTGTACAGTCAGCGATTCAATCCGTAATGAATTTACTGTGATACGTTTTATCTGATGAATTTCATTATTCATGACAGTAATTGAAAGGACATATCTATCACCCGTTTCCTCAAGTGTTACTGCCTCAGGACTTCCGGGATATGCTCCAATAATTTTATTCTTATACTTATACATTGAAAAATTATGGTGATGCCCCAGTGCATAAAAGTCTAAGGGCATTGATTTTAACAGTTTAACTGAAATCACATGGGAATCACCAGTAGTATGATTATTTTCTTCAAGGTCAATATGGAAAACACCAATATGGAAACCTTCCCTGCTTGCCTTTGTAACACTTGCAATGTCATTATTCCCTCCATAACAATACACTATCTCCTTATCAAGAACAAGATCACAGTAATTGTTGGAGCTACCAAATAATGTAACCGTAGAAGGAATTTCACGTATTACATCTCTATTACTGCCATCCTCCAGCTCCGCTTCGCCGGGAATGTATATAATTTTTACGCCTTCCTGTACTAATGACTGCAACAGGTCTTTTATGGAACTATAATAGGGATTTTGTGCGATAGTTCCTTCAAATAGATCCCCAGCAATAATAAAAATTGAATGCTGCTTAGCAATCATACAGATCTTCTGGAACGTGGCAAATCTGACACTATCATCAATATAGGGCAGTGCCGTATCTGAACCAAAGTGTATGTCAGACATCAACAAAATTGAAATCATTGTTTATATTTCACTTTCACGCACTTACTTATTTTTAAGTTATTATTGCTTCAAAATATTTTATTATCAACTATTTGCATACCACCACAATAAGCAGCAGAGTATACATTACATAATTTTTTAAAAAAATTCTGAATTATACTTGCAAATAACGACACTTTGGTCAAACATAATTTAAAAAAATGATTGTATAAATACTATTTATTGTGATTATTGGTAAAAGTGCTGTAGCCCTCTTTATATAAGGGGATTGACAATAATATAAAAATTAAAACTGAAAGCATAGTAATAAAGCAATCAGCATACTGTAACAGTGGTGCATTATTACCACAGAAATAATATTAAAATCTTATAGCAAGGGAAAATGCAAGGAATTAATTCAACGCCAACTGTAATGGAAATCTCAACCAATTTGCCACAGGAAAGAACAGGCATTGATAGAATAGTTGGCAACAATAAAACTATCATTTCTCTTAAAAACAAAATAAAGCAGATAGCTGGCTCAAAAGCTACAGTCATGATATTGGGCGAAAGCGGCACCGGCAAAGAACTTATTGCCCGTGCAATTCACGAGGAGAGTCAGAGAAAACATAATCAGTTTATACCTGTTGATTGCAGCACACTCACTGAAACCATCATAGAATCGGAACTGTTTGGCCATATTAAGGGAGCATTTACCGGCGCTGATAAAAATAAAAAAGGACTGTTTGAGGAAGCCAATGGTGGTACTATATTTCTTGATGAAATTGGTAACCTTAAACCACAAATACAGAGCAAGCTCTTACGTTTCTTACAGGAACGTGAAATCAAACCGGTAGGATCAAGTAAAATAGTAAAAGTTGACGTACGGATTATCAGTGCAACGAACATCAATGTGGATGAAGAAATTGCGCAGGGGAATTTCAGAGAAGACTTATACTACCGCCTCTCTGCAATTGAGCTTCATATACCACCATTACGTGAACGCCGTGATGACATACCAGTGCTTGCTGAGCACTTCATACATATGTATACGCATGACCTCCAAAAAACTATTATCGGTATACGTGATGATGCATTGGAGCTGCTTTCCAATAGAGAATGGAAAGGCAACGTCCGTGAATTACAAAATGTAATCGAACATGCAATGATTGTTGAGGACGATACCATACTATCAAAAGACACATTTATGCAAATTTTACCTGAATATAAAGAAGGTATATCACAGGAACTATCGCCCCTTAACCTTTTTAAAGCTTTAGAAGATTTTGAAAAAAAACATATTCTTTATGTGCTTTCACTTGCGCATAATAATAAATCAAAAGCAGCCAAGATGTTAGGAATCAGCAGAAGTGTATTGTATGAAAAACTAAAAAAATACGGGATACACTAAAACGTTATTTCAACAACACATCAAGGTCATCTAAATTAAACGGCTTCATTAAAAAGAAAAGATTTTGATCATTTCCGTGTTCACTGATAAATGAAGACATGT from the Spirochaetota bacterium genome contains:
- a CDS encoding metallophosphoesterase, with protein sequence MISILLMSDIHFGSDTALPYIDDSVRFATFQKICMIAKQHSIFIIAGDLFEGTIAQNPYYSSIKDLLQSLVQEGVKIIYIPGEAELEDGSNRDVIREIPSTVTLFGSSNNYCDLVLDKEIVYCYGGNNDIASVTKASREGFHIGVFHIDLEENNHTTGDSHVISVKLLKSMPLDFYALGHHHNFSMYKYKNKIIGAYPGSPEAVTLEETGDRYVLSITVMNNEIHQIKRITVNSLRIESLTVQCDSIHSNDELQNLLKPYNKPSIVLHCILEGVRSFDSNQILAICNRCAGVMIKDNSKLSGEFICAMYKDEKTLKGYFFTELQKNFDNVAGDIMLDIINDIENICSTYKGDL
- a CDS encoding sigma-54 dependent transcriptional regulator; protein product: MQGINSTPTVMEISTNLPQERTGIDRIVGNNKTIISLKNKIKQIAGSKATVMILGESGTGKELIARAIHEESQRKHNQFIPVDCSTLTETIIESELFGHIKGAFTGADKNKKGLFEEANGGTIFLDEIGNLKPQIQSKLLRFLQEREIKPVGSSKIVKVDVRIISATNINVDEEIAQGNFREDLYYRLSAIELHIPPLRERRDDIPVLAEHFIHMYTHDLQKTIIGIRDDALELLSNREWKGNVRELQNVIEHAMIVEDDTILSKDTFMQILPEYKEGISQELSPLNLFKALEDFEKKHILYVLSLAHNNKSKAAKMLGISRSVLYEKLKKYGIH